The following proteins are encoded in a genomic region of Gymnogyps californianus isolate 813 chromosome 19, ASM1813914v2, whole genome shotgun sequence:
- the MXRA7 gene encoding LOW QUALITY PROTEIN: matrix-remodeling-associated protein 7 (The sequence of the model RefSeq protein was modified relative to this genomic sequence to represent the inferred CDS: inserted 1 base in 1 codon) — MDVAVDLYLVVPLLFTVLALVLASVFVRLRGGEGERAAAEQRLREPAAAEPAREGGPGPGGEAAAAEGAGPAPAEGPEDEGGRVPVEEVGAGEEGKEAAAEPREEAAAAAVEPGPXAEPSPAAAESIPRQPPAEPREPGHREDAESKIPPLGASPGSSLGHTGQVEDGCGHGALSSKAEEEDPDSENEKLVVREPEDEDAADETFSFKYSPGKLRGNQYKSMMTKEELEEEQRVQREQLAAIFRLMKEKSDTFGEMSEGDMKEQLRLYDI, encoded by the exons ATGGATGTGGCCGTGGACTTGTACCTGGTCGTCCCGCTGCTCTTCACCGTCCTGGCCCTCGTCCTCGCCTCCGTCTTCGTGAGGCTGCGAGGAGGCGagggggagcgggcggcggcggagcaGCGGCTCCGGGAACCGGCAGCGGCTGAGCCGGCCCGGgagggcggccccggccccgggggcgaggcggcggcggcggagggagCGGGACCGGCCCCGGCCGAAGGGCCGGAGGACGAGGGGGGCCGGGTGCCGGTGGAGGAGGTCGGGGCGGGCGAGGAGGGGAAAGAGGCGGCTGCCGAGCcgcgggaggaggcggcggcggcggcggtggagCCGGGCC CGGCCGAGCccagccccgcggcggccgAGAGCATCCCCCGGCAGCCGCCCGCCGAGCCCCGGGAGCCCGGGCACCGAGAGGATGCGGAGAGCAAG ATACCACCTTTGGGTGCCTCACCTGGGTCCAGCCTCGGGCACACGGGACAAGTGGAGGATGGATGCGGCCATGGAGCACTTTCCAGCAAGGCAGAG GAGGAAGATCCGGACTCGGAAAACGAGAAGCTGGTGGTGAGAGAGCCGGAGGATGAGGATG CTGCAGATGAAACGTTCTCTTTTAAATACAGTCCTGGAAAGCTGAGGGGAAACCAGTACAAGTCAATGATGACCAAAGAAGAACTCGAGGAAGAACAAAG GGTTCAGAGAGAGCAGCTGGCTGCCATCTTCAGGctcatgaaggaaaaaagtgacacATTTGGAGAGATGTCTGAAGGAGACATGAAGGAGCAGCTTAGACTGTATGATATATAA